A stretch of DNA from Cronobacter universalis NCTC 9529:
TATGCTGGATGTCGCCCTGCCACGCCTGGATGGCTTTGAGCGTTGCGGAGAGTCGTTTGATACCGTCATTTCCGCTAACCCCGCCACTTACATCGGCAGCAGCGAGGCGCTGAAGAATGCCCGCGCCGCGGCTGAAGACTTTGCCAAAGCGGTTTTCGATCGCATTGAATTCATTCGTATGAGCTGAGAATACTATGAGCACAAAAAGAGTCACCATTGGCCGTACACTCACCCATTCCTCGTTTAAAGAGAGCACGGATGCCGAAACCTTCACGTCTGTGTTTGTACTCAATTCAGGCCGTAAAGCCACATTCCGTCTGGAAACCCTCGCGCCTGCCGACGTGGCGGAAAAAACCTTTGTGCGACAGGAAACCAACGGGCGCGATCAGTCTGCGCTGACACCGGAATCGCTGCGCGATATCACCCGTACCCTGAAATTCCAGCAGTTCTTCCCGGCGATTGGCGTCAAAGCGGGTGACCGCATTGAAATTCTGGATGGCTCCCGCCGTCGTGCGGCAGCACTCATCTGCCACACCGGCCTGACCGTGCTGGTGACGGAAGCCGCGCTGACGTCAGAAGAAGCGCGCAAACTCGCCAAAGATATCCAGACAGCGAAAGAGCACAACATTCGCGAGATTGGGCTGCGCCTGATGGCGCTGAAAAACGCCGGGCTTAATCAGAAAGAGATAGCCGAGCAGGAAGGGTTGTCGCAGGCGAAAGTCACCCGTGCGTTACAGGCGGCGTCGGTATCGGCTGATCTGCTGGCGTTCTTCCCGGTTCAGTCCGAGCTGACCTTCAGCGACTATAAGACGCTGAACAGTGTTGAAGAAACGTTGCTGAAGAATGAGATCGCCCTGAAAACGCTGACCGACTCTATCGCCAGCGAAGTGGATATTGTGCTGTCAGATCCCGATCTGGCCGAAGACGAAGTGAAAAACCGCATTGTGCGTATTATTGCGCGTGAGAGTGAACTGCTGACGTCGCCAGGCCCGAAAGATAAAGCGGTTATTTCGCCGCTCTGGCGTTTCTCCGATAAAGACCGATTCGCCCGTAAGCGCACTAAAGGCCGCCTGTTCAGCTACGAGTTCAACCGCCTGTCGCGTGACGTTCAGGACGAACTCGACCGTGCCATTGAAAGCGTGCTGAAGAAACATCTCTCCTGAGCGGGATGCGCACTCGCCATGGTGATTTCACCGTTAACTCCCTGAAATACCGTTTTTTCCTTAACGCATTTCACGGTGAAATCGCCAGTATTTCTCTTTTCTTATTCCATACATCTTCTCGTTTACTCTCTACAGTGGATGTTTTGCTGTTCAGCATTGCCGCTCGTACTGAAATTTCATACCTTTCGCCACGCTGATTTTATATTTAAGTTATTGATTTTTATGTTTTTTATTGAATTATTTCACGATGAAATCGCCATGCCTATGGTGGCTTTTCTTCCACTGTTGTTAGAAAACGACGAGGCCAGAAAAGCCCGAAGAGAGGAAATACGCGTCATTTCAGGTCAATCAGGGATGGTTTCCATCAAAAGAGCGCGGCGGCATGATTGAAAACAACAGAAATTAATATCCACTACGGGAGGTCTGCCGGCGAGAAGGTTTTGCGAGACATCTTCTGAAACCGGCAATAAAAAAGGCCGCACTCAGGCGGCCTTAATGGTATTGCGTAAATCAGAACTGAACGGAGTAATTCAGACCAAACGTACGGCCACGACCTTTATAGCTATAAAGATCGGGTGAACCATAAGCTGGGCTGTAAAGCCCCGAAGCGCGCTGGCCCCAGACCGTGGTGTAATCTTCATCCAGCAGATTTTCGACACTGAACGCGATTTTACCGACCGGAAGCGCATAGCTGCCGATAAAGTCCACGGTATTATAACCGTCGATTTTCTTACCTTCTTCATCAGAAATATCGAACGTCTGGGTGCTCTGCAGACGCAGCGTCCAGTTATCCGGCGCCCAGCTTACCCATGCACTGACCTTAGACGGGCTGGCATTGTCCACAGAAAGTTTTTTCCAGGAACCATCTACGCGAGTCTGGGATTTGATGGCGTTAAAGTTCGCGCCGGTGCTCCAGTCGCTGTCACTGAAGAAGTAATCCACCTGACCTTCAACACCATAAATACGACGTTTGTCATCTTTCAGGTAGATGGTCATGTCGTCATTAATGTCAGTTGTTTTATCAGACAGAGAGTAGTAGGTGGCAATCTGAGTGCGCAGGTTATCACCGGTATAACGCCAGCCCAGTTCATACGAGTTCACCTTAATACCATCAACTTTGGAATCATTGATGTTAACGCTCCGCAGAAGACGGTAATGACCATTCTCCAGACGGTAGGTACCGGTGCCATAGTATTTGGCAACATCCGGTAAATCGTAGCCCTGAGAGAAGTTAAACCAGACCTGTTGACGATCGCTCAGATGACCCAGGATACCGGCGTTAAACAAGAAATTTTTGTAGTCAGTTGACCCGCCCGGAATAGCATCGGCAGAAGTGGCTTTACCGGTCGCTATGCCCTGCTGCTGGCTGTAACCGACAAAATCGTCCACTTTAGTCTCGGTGTACTGGTAACGCACGCCGCCGCTTAAGGTGATGGCCTCATTGAGATCGTAACTTGCCTGCAGGAACGGGGCGAGATTTGTCACGCTGTAACTGGCGTAACGTCCAACGTTATAAGCGTTATCAAGCTTCATGCCCCCGCTGGCAGCCGCTTTGTTCAGGTCGAAAAACTGCTGGTTGGCATTAAAGGTTTCATGCTCGGCATCCACACCATAGGTGAGAGAAAGGGCATCTACTGGTTTGCTGTTCAGCGTCAGCTTACCGCCCCAGAAATCCGTTTTTTGCTGTGAAGCGCCAATAGCGGTAACACTCGTACGAGCGGCGTTAAGCGTCGGGAAGGGGTAAAACGTCAGATTTTCATCGCGGTAATAGATTTGAGCAACGAGATCCTGGCCCCAGGCATCGGAGTTGGAATACTGAAGATTAATCAGGTGGCGCTCGGTGCCCGGCAGACGGTCAGAGTCCAGGTTGCCTTTGTTATAGGCGGTGCTGTCGCCGGTCACCGCCGAGAAGTTCTCTCCCAGGAACAGGCCATGCTTACCATCGGCCTGGCTTTTGTAATATTGCGTAGTGAGTTGTAGCTGCTGGTGGTCATCAATATTCAGCGTGCCGGTACCCATCACGTCAATGCGATCAGAATACTGCAGGCCGGTCTGGGTATTATCGATAATCACTTCATCGCCATTACCGTCATGCCAGCCGCCAAAACGCTGATAGGAGACGGACAGACGGCCGGAGGCATTATCATTGCCGCCGCTCACCGCCGCCGCCACGTTCTCATCATGATCGTTATGACTGCCAAAGCCGCTTTTAGCGCCGGTCTGGAATTCCACCTGCGTTTCCGGCTGGCCCTTTTTGGTCACGATATTGATTAAACCGCCGGTACTGCCGCCGCCGTAAAGCGAGGTGGCGCCGGAGATAACTTCGATGCGCTCAATGTTGAACGGATCGATAGAGTCCAGCTGGCGGCTGTCGATGCGTGACGAGTTCATCCGCACACCGTCGACCATCACCATCATGGAGCGGCCGCGCATGTTCATGCCGTAGTTGGTACGCCCCTGACTGCTGACATCCATGCCGGGGATCAGCTGTGCCAGAACGTCTTTTAACTCTTTACCGCCCTGAACCTGCTGCTCAATGTCAGCCTGTTCGATGACCCACGTGGTCTGTGCCATATCCGCAGCGCTGTGTCCGGTACGGCTGGCGGCAACCACCAGCGTCTCTTCTTTCTGCGGCGCCCCCCAGGCGGAGGCGGAAAGCATGGCAAGCAAACAAGGATTCAAAACCCAAAGATGATGACGCTTCATTGTTATGGTGTTCCTGAGAGTGTTAATAGTCAGTGCTGTTTACAGGTTGAGAAATCTGACGTGTGACCGTTTCTGGCCGGGAGAGCCACTGGATCACGCCAGGCGTGGTGCTCAGTTCAAACGGCGTATCCGGGTGCGCGACATTGAGAATGCGCGCGGCCCGCCAGGCCATCAGGCTGAGCTGAGGTTCCGCAATACCGAGGCTGTGCATCCCGGCATTGACGGCAAAAAGATGGTTCGCGCGGGGGCCGTTCCATGCCAGCGTGAAATCGGTGTTAACCCGGAAGCCTTCGCGTTCGTCCAGCTCCAGACGATGCGCCAGCGGGGCGAGGAACGCCGGACGGGCAGGGCGATAGCCGGTCGCGAAAATCACCACGTCGGTATCCAGCGTTTCCTGGCCGCCGTCCAGATGATGGCGCAGCGACAGGCGCTGGTCCTGCGCCTGCGGCGTCACGCGGGTGACCGAGCGCGACGGCAGCAGATGCGCCCAGGGTTTTTCACGCAGCACTTCGAAGCGGTGATACATGGCGCGATAGATAGCAAGCAGCGATTCGCTGGTCACACCATCAGACGTCATCTTTTGCTCGGCGAGCAGATCGCAGCGCGTCTTCTCATCAAGCGTGGCAAAGCTTTCAAGGTATTCCGGCGTGAAATACTCGTTCGCGAACGCGGCTTCATCGAGCGCGTTGTAATTGTTGCGGCGCGACACCCAGTTGAGCGCCGCAGGCTGGCCCCACTCGCCGCGGAAAATATTCAGGAACAGGTCAGCGCCGCTCTGGCCGCCGCCGACGACCGTCACCCGCTTACCGGCAAGCGATGGCGTGCGCAGCATCATTTCGCTGGCGTGGAAGCAATGGTCGTTCTGCGCAGGCACGCAGTCGGGCAGGTTGACCTGTTTGCCGATGCCCATACAGACGTGGCGCGCGAAAAAGCGATCGCGCTGGGTCACCACTTCAAACAGCCCGCTGGCCTCGTTAAAACTCACCTGCTGCACCTGCTGGCTGAACGACAGATTGCTCAGGTTATCCGCCGCCCAGCAGAGATAATCGGCGAACTCTTCACGGGACACCGTGCGCTGCTCGGTGGTCAGAAAACGGTAGAACTTTTTGCGCTGTACCAGGTAATTCAGAAAACTGTAACGGTTGGTCGGCTCCACCGCGCTGACCAGATCTTTCAGGAAACTGGTCTGCATATGGCAGTCCGGCACCATCATGCCCGGATGCCACGAGAAGTGCGGTTTGCGTTCAAGGAACAGCGAGCTGAAGCCGTCAAGCCCTTCGGCGAGCGCGGCGATGCTGAGATTGAACGGGCCGATGCCAATGCCGATGAAATCGTACGTTTTCATGATGCGGTCTCCCTGGTGACCAGATACAGCGGGTTATCAAGATCGGTGAGGTAATGGGGTAACATGCGGCTGCCGCCGTCATGCTCTGAGAAAGTGAGTTTGACCGGGTTCAGCACCACGCGAATGATCTGCGGTTTAAAGAGATCAAAGCGCGCGAAGCGCGCCGCCATCTCCGGGTGCGCGGCCATATAGTCCTGCAATACGTCCGCGAGCAGACGGTAGAAGCGGGTTTCGCTGACGCCGCACTGTTCAGTCAGGCGCGAGACGAAACGCAGCACCGTCACAAAATGCCCGGTCTGTAAATCGTGAATAATGTAATCAGCAGAAAGGCGCGCCGTGACGGCTTTCACAGGCTCCGGCAGGCTCTCCATCTCCGGGAACGTTTCATCCACAAGACGCATATCGCCCTGGAAATCCTTCAGCAGAATGCGCTGCGGCACATGGTCTTTCATCACCAGCGTCACGTTCTGACCGTGGGCGATCAGCGCCACGCCGTAGCGGCACAGCAGGTGATAAAACGGAATGACGACCACGCGGAAGAGCTGTGCAAGCCATGCTTCAGCGCTCAGGCCAGAGCGGGCGATCCACGCGTCAATCAGCGGGCGTCCCGCGTTGTCGGTTTCCATCAGCGCGGCCATCAGTACGGCCTGTTCGCCTGGGCGCAGCCAGCAGGAAGGGTTTTCCCGCCAGATGACGCCAAACATCTCCTGATAGCGATAGGGCGCGGTCTTCAGGGCTGCGTAACCGGTGTGCGTCACGTAACCAGCCGCAGGCTCGCCGAGGATCTGCGCTCCCAGCGCCACCAGCGTTTTATCAGCGGCGAACTGCTGCTGCAGCCAGCGCGACGCGAGCGGCCCGGCGGCGATGTATTTGCCCGGAATGCCGCGGTAGCAGGAGGTGTTGTAAATCGTGAGCGGCAGTTTGATATCGAACGATGAGCGGCGGCTGACGTTAGTCAGCGTGCGCAGCGACTGCTGGGCGATATACTCATCACCGAACACGCCGAGATCGATAATCTCGCCGCGCGCCAGCTGTGGCAGAAAATGCAGGGCGATTTTCTGCTGCCACTGCCACGGATGCAGCGGCACCGGCAGCCAGTTTTCATCCAGATGCAGCGCCTGCCAGTAGCGGGTAAAACGCTGGCGTTCGCCGTCGTCCATCGCGCTTGCCAGCAGGTTATTGATGTCGCAGTCGGCGTCGCTGCTCCAGACCATCAGGTCACGGCGGACCGCCACCCAGTGCAGGCGAAAACGGCCACAATATTCCGGCGCGTAAGCCTTCAGCGCATCCAGCCCCCAGCCGCGACGCCCTTTGTTAAAGATAAATTTCGGATGCCCTGACATCAGGCACTGCAGTTCATCCGGATCCATATCAATGAGCGCGTCGGCGTTAAGTTCCTTGCGCGCGTCCAGCAACTGCATATCGCCCCTGAGCGTCGCGTAGAGATCTTCGAGATGCTCCGCCGTCTGCGCGTCGCTCATCTTCAGCACCACGGCCAGCTGGCGCAGGGCGCTTTCGGCCTCAATGGCGCTGCCGCTCTCGTTCGCGAGCGTCGCCGGGTTGATATGCAGCCAGCCCCAGATGCCGCGCTTCGCGTCAAACGTCCAGGTCTCATCGCCAAGCGCGATGGCCCAGCGGCCTGCGTCTGTCTCCTGCGCCGTCAGCGTGCGTTCATACTCCAGCTCGGCGAGAATTTTCGCCACCATCTCGCGGTTCACGCGTTCCCACAGCGAGGCCGTCATAGTCCCACCTCGCGGAAGAAACGGCTGCGCTGGCTCATCACCAGCCGCGAGCGCTTGTGTGGAAAATCGAACTCTTTCACGGTCTCAAAACCGGCGACCGGCAGATGGCGGAACAGGCGCTGGTTATCAAAGCGCGGTTCCGCCACCAAACGCTGCGTGCGCGGCTCGTCCAGCCACAGATAGTGGCTCAGGCCGCGCAGCCAGCTGCGGATGTACTGCGCGCCGCGCCACTGCTCCTCGCCCACCAGCATATGCAGCCCGCGATCGAACGGCTGCCAGCGGTAATGGCGGCCGATGCGGTCTTCCGCTGCCCAGTAAATTTCAAAATAGCCGAAGGGGTCGTCGTCGAAGCAGCCAATCAGCGGATAGCAGTACGCCGCGTCGAGCTGCTTACGCAGGTACTTTTCCTGCTCCGCCTGCGGCCCGGCCATCTCCCAGAAGGCGTTCACGCGCGGCGCGTTCATCCAGCGGGTAAACCGCTCCGCATCCCGCACCACATCCGCCACGCGGAAACTGAGCGTGCGTTTGATTTGCGGATCGTAGCGGCGATAGACCTCGCCTTCTGGCCGCGGCGGCCGCGCCGGGAAGGCGAGCTGGCGCGTCTCGTCAAACTCTATTCCCGCACGCGCCGCGATGCGCTCGCCGCGCAGCCACAGCGGCAGCTGCCAGAACGCGTCGCGGGCCAGATAATCGCACTGCACGGCGTCAAACAGCGCCTGCGCTTGCGGCTCATCGCGCCACTGCGCCCAGGGCAGCGTAATGCCCGTTAATGCGGGCGCCGCGACAAACAACTGATCGAGCGCGGCAGTGAGCCACCCTTCCGGCAGTGCGCCCGGATGATGCAGTACGGCGCTGCCGTCGAGCCCGAGGGCCAGCGGCAGCGCCAGATCGCGCTTCGCGCAGCGAAAACCGTAACCGCCATGAACAATGTGCGCTTCAGGCATCATGCGTGCTCCCTGCAAACGGATTGTCGAAGTTGAAGTAGATGACCGCCGGATCGACGATAGTGTTTTCGTTGTGATCGTGCAGATAGCAGAAGAAGTTGCCCTTGCAGTTCCAGTGGCGGCTCTCCAGCACGTAATCGAGGCAGCGGGTATCACGGGCGGTAGTGCGTAGCTGCGCGAGCGCGTCACGCACCAGCGCCATCAGGTTTTCTTCGCTCTCAAACCCTGCCGCACCCAGCGCGGCGGTTACCGCGAGCGTCGAGTTCACCAGCAGGTAATACGGGAAGTAGCGCAGCAGCTGGGCTTCGCTGAAGCGGTTTTCCGCTTCCGGCTCGCCGGCTTCCGCAAGCCACAGCAGCGCGCCATCGGTAAAGCCGCTGCCCTGACAGTCGCGATAAATCAGGCCGACCGGCAGATCCTGCTGCATCTCCACCAGAATGTTTTGCTGATGCGCCAGCAGCACCAGCCCGTAATCGGCTTCGGCGCTGAAGAGGGGCAGCAGAATGCGTTCGCAGTACGCCTGCACCCAGCAGCGCGCCGCCTGCGCCAGCGGCAGGCTGAGGCGCTCGCTGAGGCGGCGCACGGCGCAGGCCAGCAGGCTGTCGCCGCCGTCCGGCGCGGCCTGAGTCAGGCTCACCAGCACGTTGGTCTGGGTTTCTGGCGTGTCGAATAGCAGGTTGACGCGCAGCGCCATCAGGCTCTCTTCCTGAATAGTCCTCTGCGCATCGCGCAGGCCCACCCAGCCATCTTCCTGCATCACGCGCATCGTCGGGTAGCGCGCCTGTAACGCCTGCCAGCGGCTGGTCTGCGCCATCCGCGCCAGCCGCATTCCGCGTTTCACTTCTTTCACCGACAGCGTGCGCACCGAGTTGGTGAGGCGCACGCTGAGCGAGAATTTAATCATGTCGTTATTGGTTTCGCTGTAGAGCGAACGCGAAGAACTGGTCGGCAGCCACGGCGCGCCCGCTTCGCCCAGATCGATAAGCTCGCCCTTCTCCGCCAGCGCCTGACACCACGGCTGTGTCAGCAGATACGCCGCCTGCCACGGGTGCATCGGCACCAGCCAGCGCGTATCGGTAAAATGCTCAAGCAGCGCAGGCGCGCTCTGGGCCGCGAAACGCAGCAGACGCGTGCGCAGATCTAACCCCAGGCTCTCGCCCGCCACACAGTCTTTATTTACCGCGAACCAGCGCAGCGGAAAACGCGGCGCGAAATCGGGCAGATAACGCCGCGCTTCGGTCTCATCAAAAGGCTCGTGCGATTTCGGCGCCGGATGAAACGCATGCCCGACCAGCAGCGCCTGTTCCGCCTCTGCGAAGTTGAGCGGCTGCGCGCGAAGCGTTGCCCAGTCGTGACGCAGTTCAATCGCCTGCCAGGTATGGCGGTGGCTCTCCTGAACGCGGCGCGCAAAGCGGGCCAGCACGTCACCGGCAAGTTCGCCTTTCACGGAAGGCTTCGCCAGGATGAGCTCGACAAGCTGCGTGAAATCAACGGGTTCACAGCTATCGTTATCGCTTCCCACCAGCATTGCCGGGAACAGGTATTGATGATGTTGCGTCGGGGAGAAGTAGCGCAGCGCAATGCGGATTGCCTGCGTCTCAGAGAGCGGTAAATGGATCTGCGCCGGCTCCTGCGGTAATGCGCCGGGAACCAGCTGCCAGTCCCGGGTTTCACGCAGCAGCGCGTTAAGAAAACACTGAGCCGCGACGTCTGTCGTCGCAGCAGGGCGGGGCAGGGAAACCATAACAAACACATCCTTTGTTGATAATGATTATCGTTATGATAGGGATTCTATTTACAGTGGCAACTATTTTTGCAATATTTGTTTTCATTAATTTCATAATTCCCTCATCTTTATTGACAATATATTTACCTGCTTATGGATGCTTCTTCTCACGCCGTACACGCCCGCCGCACAGGACAATCGCTCTGGCCGCTGGCGCTGTGCGCGGGTCTGCTCGGGATCGGGCAGAACGGTTTGCTTGTGGTATTACCGCAACTGGTGCAGATGACAGGGCTGTCGCTCTCCGTCTGGGCCGGCCTGCTGATGTTCGGCTCGATGCTGTTTCTGCCCGGCTCGCCCTGGTGGGGACGCCAGACGGAAGTGCGCGGCTGTAAATTCGTGGTCGTGGCGGCGCTGGGCGGTTATCTGCTGAGTTTCGCCGTAATGGCGCTGGTGGTCTGGGGCATGGCGCGCGGCGTGGTCGGCGCAACCGCAGGACTCGCCGGGCTGATTGTCTCCCGCGCGCTTTACGGCCTGACGGTTTCCGGCATGGTGCCCGCCGCCCAGACGTGGGCCATGCAGCGGGCAGGCATGGAGCACCGGCTCGCTGCGCTCGCTTCTATCAGTTCCGGCCTGAGCTGCGGGCGGCTTATCGGCCCGCCGCTGGCCGCCGCCGCGTTAAGCGTTCACCCGCAGATGCCGCTCTGGCTGATGGCGCTCGCGCCCTTTATCGCGCTGCTGCTGGTGGCGCGCCAGCATAACGATCCGCCGCTCGCCCCCGTGGCGCACCAGTCGGCGTGCCTGCGTGCGGATATGCTGCCTTTTCTTGCGCTCGCGCTGCTGCTGGCCGCCGCGATCAGCCTGATGCAGCTCGGCCTGTCGCCGCACCTGCGGCCGCTGTTTCATGGCGATCTCCGTGCCGTCAGCCATCATGTTGCGCTGCTGTTAAGCCTGGCGGCGGCGAGTACGCTGCTGGCGCAGTTCCTGGTGGTGCGCCCACAGCGTCTTCAGCCGGGTGCGCTGCTGCTGCTGGCGGCGGTGCTGATGGCCGCCGGTCTGCTGCTGATGATCCTGCCGGGGCTGATCACCTTTTACGCCGGTATCGCCGTGACCTCTTTCGGCGCGGCGATGGCGACGCCTGGCTATCAGGTTTTGCTGAATGACCGTCTCACAACCGGTAAAGGCGCGGGCGTTATCGCCACCAGCCACACGCTCGGTTACGGTGCCAGCGCCCTGCTGGTGCCGGGGATTTCACTCTGGTTCGGCGAGCACATGCTGATTGCCGCCGCCTTTATCGCCGCCGCGCTGTTTTTGCTGTTAAGCATCGGTGTCTGGCGTTACGCCGCGCCGCAGGAGCCCACCGTATGACCGCCAGTTACCGCATTTTTAACGTGACGCTGCGCCGTCGCATTCCTGTCACCCCTTCGCTGCTGCGCTGCGTGTTTACCGGTCCGGACGTGGCGCACATGAAACATGAAGCGCCCGATCAGCGCATCAAGCTGATGTTCGCCAGACCCGACGGCGACACCGCCCGGCTGCCGGTGAGCGACAGCTGGTATCAGGATTATCTGGCGCTGCCGCGCGAGCGGCGGCCTTTTATGCGCACCTACACGCTGCGCGCGCTGCGCAGAGAGGCGCGCGAGCTGGATGTCGAGTTTGTTCTGCACGGCGACAGCGGCCCGGCGTCGCGCTGGGCGATGCACGCCAGACCCGGCGATACGCTGCAAATCGTCGCGCCGGATCGTGATTTCCCCGGCGACAGCGGCGGCTATGAATGGAGCGCTGACGAGGCGCTTCGTCAGGCGCTGCTGGTGGCCGATGAAACCGCGCTGCCCGCCGCGCTCGGCATTCTTGAACAGCTCGCCCGCCAGCCTGCGCCGCCGCGCGTCCAGGCGTTTCTGGAAGTGCCGCTGGCGCAGGACATTCAGCCGCTGCGTTACCCGTTTGCCGATATTCACTGGCTGGCGCGCGGTGAAAACGCGCCGCACGGCGAGCGCCTGCTGGAAGCCGTGAAAGCGGCCGCCGCGCTGCCTGTCAGCGAGCAGGTGTCGGCACAGACGACCGCAGACGATGATGACGAAGAAACGCTCATCTGGCAGCGCGCCGGCGGGGCAGGGGCGTTTCGCGCCTGGGTGGCGGCGGAATCCGGGGCAGTGAAACGGCTGCGTCACTACCTGACGCGCGAGCGCCAGCTCGATCCTGCCCGCGCGTGCTTTATGGCGTACTGGTCGCGCGGGAAAAGCCACGTATAATCCCCTTTTTTACAGTGCGCAGGCTGTATTCTGTTTTTTTTACACCTTTTACGCTGTAATTGCATATTACAGCGTGAAGGGTGTAAAATAGGCGATACAGTTTATCGTATGTATCTGAAGGTGCGACCAGCAAGATGAATACCCGGTATCCACTGAAAACGCTCAGCCAGTTGCGCCCGCTGCTGGTGGGCTTTCGCAAAAACCAGGGGCTGACCCAGAAAGAGGTCTCGGCGCGGCTTGGCGTCACCCAGCAAACCTATGCGCGGCTGGAGGCGAGCCCCGAAACGGCCAGCATCGAGCGCCTGTTCCGCGTTTTTAACGTCCTCGGCATTGAGATAACGCTGTGCGAAACGCAGACGGCTGAGGCTGACGCGCCCGTCTGTGACGATTCGCCTGCCCGCCGCGAGGCGTGGTAACCATGCGCCGCACGTCGCGTTTAGCGCTCTGGATGAACGGTCTCCCGGTTGGTTACTGGGATAAACACAACGGCGAAGACCGGCTGACTTATC
This window harbors:
- a CDS encoding MFS transporter, coding for MDASSHAVHARRTGQSLWPLALCAGLLGIGQNGLLVVLPQLVQMTGLSLSVWAGLLMFGSMLFLPGSPWWGRQTEVRGCKFVVVAALGGYLLSFAVMALVVWGMARGVVGATAGLAGLIVSRALYGLTVSGMVPAAQTWAMQRAGMEHRLAALASISSGLSCGRLIGPPLAAAALSVHPQMPLWLMALAPFIALLLVARQHNDPPLAPVAHQSACLRADMLPFLALALLLAAAISLMQLGLSPHLRPLFHGDLRAVSHHVALLLSLAAASTLLAQFLVVRPQRLQPGALLLLAAVLMAAGLLLMILPGLITFYAGIAVTSFGAAMATPGYQVLLNDRLTTGKGAGVIATSHTLGYGASALLVPGISLWFGEHMLIAAAFIAAALFLLLSIGVWRYAAPQEPTV
- a CDS encoding siderophore-interacting protein: MTASYRIFNVTLRRRIPVTPSLLRCVFTGPDVAHMKHEAPDQRIKLMFARPDGDTARLPVSDSWYQDYLALPRERRPFMRTYTLRALRREARELDVEFVLHGDSGPASRWAMHARPGDTLQIVAPDRDFPGDSGGYEWSADEALRQALLVADETALPAALGILEQLARQPAPPRVQAFLEVPLAQDIQPLRYPFADIHWLARGENAPHGERLLEAVKAAAALPVSEQVSAQTTADDDDEETLIWQRAGGAGAFRAWVAAESGAVKRLRHYLTRERQLDPARACFMAYWSRGKSHV
- a CDS encoding helix-turn-helix transcriptional regulator, encoding MNTRYPLKTLSQLRPLLVGFRKNQGLTQKEVSARLGVTQQTYARLEASPETASIERLFRVFNVLGIEITLCETQTAEADAPVCDDSPARREAW